The Candidozyma auris chromosome 1, complete sequence genome includes a region encoding these proteins:
- the RTT101 gene encoding cullin, producing MNKESLLSFGAKTQSSNLDGFPSHLGCGVLAPSQRNIITRRNVNKRAKSVSEDDQTNYKRVVEDKRNYLHNVVQIILSGGGRDLPVCEINKHVTALANYKHSEQARLGDFVLNAIDKTFKDTVQQKAWNALNIDNGVTASKVFVEEFNSWNANLELLSKAFLYLDRVYLLQHPKKQPIQEHGLRLFAETCLGEDSEHFRLIIEKLIKSMHSTIIEDPGLMDHKAFISLMRLIGRIDFDKTYVSIMGLEKVLSSNYYHWNSSWMQSPTTYFDKVLSNLRNDILLFKQMGYNETAATFARQVLRHTIITDLSKVLSTCLAPLLDTTRSTDLGILIKYLLAEGETVNADYVKEVIYYFGMHIQAESGRTLESCSISGKNPIPELIKLRDRYFDVCKNLLYVNADKFEFEVRSALSKTISSADNQNFCLRQFSKYCDSFFKSKERDIDAFISTLIAFFKLTENKSKLLSNYERDLSKRLLLGRNFNFSMECKIVESLLSEVGEGVDGSKLKYMIGDLRRCYDEYSHVNVDINFFPLVLQKSNWPDVPKHSTDIKLPEALQHALTTFTDYYVRSNKKHKYQQLDWTNYMFHQLTLSVHFDKGPKDLQVNLLQATVILSFSEIDTITFKELHERTGIDESLLHKVVSSLSSTKFPLLRRDGERFAFNFTFWDKAQKIRPPMSKDKENAITEAVKKAEKRIRDDEIKAAVVRNMKANKTMLYPELIGQVLMQLKSEGEISVTDMKKAVEQLIEQEYFKRSDDGQTLIYIP from the coding sequence ATGAACAAAGAAAGCCTATTGAGCTTTGGCGCCAAAACCCAGAGCTCTAATCTCGATGGCTTCCCCTCCCATCTAGGATGTGGCGTTCTTGCTCCCCTGCAAAGAAACATTATTACACGAAGAAACGTGAACAAACGTGCAAAACTGGTTTCAGAGGATGATCAAACCAATTATAAAAGAGTGGTAGAGGATAAAAGGAATTACTTGCATAATGTGGTACAAATCATACTTTCAGGTGGCGGTAGAGACCTCCCCGTTTGTGAAATCAACAAGCATGTTACTGCATTGGCAAACTACAAGCACTCTGAACAGGCAAGACTAGGCGACTTTGTCCTCAACGCTATTGATAAGACATTCAAGGACActgttcaacaaaaagcttgGAATGCTCTCAACATAGACAACGGTGTCACTGCAAGCAAAGTGTTTGTGGAGGAATTCAATTCTTGGAACGCCaatcttgagcttcttctgaaaGCTTTCTTATACTTGGACAGAGTTTATCTACTACAGCACCCCAAAAAACAGCCCATTCAAGAACATGGATTGCGTCTTTTTGCGGAGACTTGTCTTGGGGAAGACAGTGAGCATTTTCGACTCATTATTGAAAAACTCATAAAATCCATGCATTCGACAATCATCGAAGACCCCGGATTGATGGATCACAAAGCATTCATTTCGCTTATGCGCCTCATTGGGAGGATAGATTTCGATAAGACGTATGTTCTGATTATGGGGCTTGAAAAGGTCCTTTCTCTGAACTACTATCATTGGAATTCACTGTGGATGCAATCGCCCACTACATATTTTGACAAAGTTCTAAGCAATTTGAGGAATGATATCCTACTATTCAAGCAGATGGGTTACAATGAGACGGCTGCCACATTTGCAAGACAAGTGTTGCGGCATACTATTATCACTGATCTTTCAAAAGTATTGTCAACCTGTTTGGctcctcttcttgacaCTACCAGATCAACTGACTTAGGTATCCTTATAAAGTATCTTCTTGCAGAGGGTGAGACCGTGAATGCTGACTATGTCAAAGAAGTAATATACTATTTTGGTATGCATATTCAGGCGGAGTCGGGACGTACGCTCGAGTCGTGCTCCATCTCCGGGAAGAACCCGATTCCCGAACTTATAAAGTTGAGAGATCGCTACTTTGACGTTTGCAAAAACCTATTGTATGTCAACGCCGATAAATTTGAATTCGAAGTCAGATCTGCCTTGTCGAAAACTATATCTAGTGCTGATAATCAGAATTTCTGTTTGCGGCAGTTTTCGAAATACTGCGATtcgttcttcaagtccaaggAAAGAGATATTGATGCCTTCATATCGACGCTCATAGCTTTTTTTAAGCTCACGGAGAACAAGAGCAAGCTACTTAGTAACTATGAGAGAGATCTCTCGAAAAGGCTACTATTGGGAAGAAACTTTAATTTCTCCATGGAATGCAAAATTGTTGAGTCCTTGCTCTCCGAAGTAGGAGAGGGAGTCGACGGCTCCAAGCTAAAATATATGATTGGTGATTTGAGGCGATGCTATGATGAGTATTCACACGTGAACGTTGATATCAACTTCTTTCCGCTTGTTCTACAGAAGTCCAATTGGCCTGATGTTCCTAAGCATTCCACCGACATTAAGCTTCCAGAGGCTTTGCAGCACGCATTGACTACATTCACCGATTACTATGTTCGATCGAATAAGAAACACAAATACCAGCAACTTGATTGGACAAATTATATGTTTCATCAGCTCACGTTGCTGGTCCATTTTGATAAAGGCCCGAAGGATCTTCAAGTGAATCTTTTACAAGCGACAGTTATCTTGCTGTTTTCAGAGATTGATACGATTACTTTTAAAGAACTACATGAACGGACCGGAATTGACGAGCTGCTCTTGCATAAAGTTGTTTCATCCTTgagttcaacaaaattcCCTCTCTTGAGAAGAGATGGGGAGCGCTTTGCCTTCAACTTTACCTTCTGGGATAAGGCTCAGAAGATCAGACCGCCCATGTCCAAAGACAAGGAAAATGCTATTACCGAGGCGGTTAAGAAGGCGGAAAAGAGAATTAGGGATGATGAGATTAAGGCGGCAGTTGTTCGTAATATGAAAGCGAATAAAACGATGCTCTACCCAGAACTCATTGGTCAAGTTttgatgcaattgaagagTGAGGGAGAAATTCTGGTGACTGATATGAAAAAGGCTGTCGAACAGTTGATCGAGCAAGAATATTTCAAGAGATCAGATGATGGACAAACACTCATCTACATTCCATGA
- a CDS encoding ubiquinol--cytochrome-c reductase subunit 10: MISYIRGPVYRVSKIPFNFTAAKSYGKDLIFWGGAAGAAVATFTDNWPLFQQTFYSKIPYFGEHWIHNPDPEDVPV, encoded by the coding sequence CAGTTTATCGGGTTTCCAAAATCCCCTTTAACTTCACTGCCGCCAAGTCTTACGGCAAggacttgatcttttggGGTGGTGCCGCCggtgctgctgttgctACTTTTACAGACAACTGGCCATTGTTCCAACAGACTTTTTACTCTAAGATCCCATATTTTGGTGAGCACTGGATTCACAACCCTGATCCAGAGGATGTTCCTGTTTAA